Proteins co-encoded in one Camelus bactrianus isolate YW-2024 breed Bactrian camel chromosome 6, ASM4877302v1, whole genome shotgun sequence genomic window:
- the LOC105079889 gene encoding interferon alpha-inducible protein 27, mitochondrial, translated as MEFSQAFILASNVASKILSAGSLATVGGAASSGILAGLPSVGLPVSANAALAGATSALGSLMATLNGSYLLGVPAAALASPLGAKAAVAAVGGALAVGAVPVALGAMGFTGAGITASSLAAKMMSVAAITNGGGVASGSLVATLQSVGAAGLSLSSKILVGSAGSALLPLIVGLK; from the exons ATGGAATTTTCCCAGGCATTCATCTTGGCCTCTAATGTGGCTTCCAAGATACTGTCGGCAGGGAGTCTGGCCACAGTGGGTGGGGCAGCCTCCAGCGGTATCCTGGCAGGACTCCCTTCAGTGG gGCTCCCCGTGTCAGCCAATGCTGCCCTGGCTGGGGCCACATCAGCCCTGGGATCCTTGATGGCAACACTGAATGGCTCCTACCTGCTAGGAGTCCCTGCTGCAGCCCTGGCTTCCCCACTAGGAG CCAAGGCTGCTGTAGCTGCAGTAGGAGGAG CCCTGGCCGTGGGCGCTGTGCCGGTGGCGCTGGGTGCCATGGGCTTCACCGGCGCAGGAATCACTGCCTCCTCCTTAGCGGCCAAGATGATGTCAGTGGCCGCCATCACCAACGGGGGCGGAGTTGCCTCCGGAAGCCTGGTGGCAACTCTGCAGTCTGTGG GTGCAGCTGGACTCTCCCTGTCATCCAAAATCCTCGTGGGCTCTGCTGGGTCTGCCCTTCTGCCCCTCATAGTGGGCTTGAAATAG